In a single window of the Oscarella lobularis chromosome 2, ooOscLobu1.1, whole genome shotgun sequence genome:
- the LOC136183448 gene encoding uncharacterized protein isoform X1 — protein MAFATDQSSEHEWINLYITPNITYLTKALRIDLKFLHCLMEESLLDFGEVDKLKVDTLAHEQKVHSLFSLHLRGKGQDTFGRFCNALRKASYPFVVDHLHRFARRTTSGDSSTGTPTMSFERPLTVNEPELYLNSLPNLPTPADHGRNVASSRSYSRTAPHVVPSLSSSQRQRSYHTAPNPGFEGVLEKTVRFTVGDSSPDCTPYFGGYRNSFQPQAHESGERLNRTIAAGGSQVITDAAEKVQTKREDQQLCSQCKSMNKVMREAEEKVKKLKEEKRSLTSLFCKQYTDLETDSTDALAKEQKARKESEEALEEAKNENSRLKNELVKMENMVSDLYRDNRTMSNELNYLKQFQYKTELDGHGGAFTTRESQGFGQCHPLPPEPDLPDEAFSREQDDQQKIDSKIDSNRATHRERSESGPWATF, from the exons ATGGCCTTTGCCACCGATCAAAGTTCGGAGCACGAATGGATCAATCTTTACATCACTCCCAACATCACCTACCTGACAAAAGCGCTGAGAATTGACCTAAAATTTTTACACTGTCTTATGGAAGAATCGTTATTGGATTTTGGAGAGGTTGACAAACTGAAGGTCGATACTCTGGCCCACGAGCAAAAGGTGCATTCTCTCTTTTCGTTGCACCTTCGAGGAAAGGGCCAGGACACGTTCGGACGATTCTGCAATGCCCTTAGAAAGGCCTCATACCCTTTTGTCGTGGATCATCTTCACAGGTTTGCACGCAGAACAACGAGCGGCGATTCGTCAACGGGAACACCGACGATGTCGTTTGAAAGGCCTTTGACTGTCAATGAGCCCGAATTATATTTGAACAGTCTTCCTAATTTGCCTACTCCGGCAGATCACGGGAGAAACGTTGCTTCTAGTAGGTCATATTCTCGCACTGCTCCGCACGTCGTCccgtcattgtcgtcatcACAACGTCAACGTTCTTATCATACAGCGCCTAACCCAGGTTTTGAAG gagttttagaaaaaaccGTGCGTTTTACTGTTGGAGATTCTTCGCCTGATTGTACTCCTTATTTTGGAG GGTATCGAAACTCATTTCAACCCCAAGCACACGAGTCAGGTGAACGTTTGAATAGAACGATTGCTGCTGGGGGCAGTCAGGTCATAACAGATGCTGCTGAAAAG GTACAGACAAAAAGGGAAGACCAGCAGCTGTGCAGTCAGTGTAAAAGTATGAATAAAGTGATGAGAGaggcagaagaaaaagtgaagaaGCTGAAAGAG GAGAAGAGATCACttacttctcttttttgcaAA CAATACACCGATCTTGAAACGGATTCAACG GATGCATTGGCTAAAGAACAGAAGGCCAGAAAGGAATCAGAGGAAGCGCTGGAGGAGGCAAAA AATGAAAATTCCAGGCTTAAAAATGAATTGGTGAAGATGGAAAATATG GTGTCCGACTTATATCGT gATAATAGAACAATGTCAAACGAG CTAAACTACTTGAAGCAATTTCAATACAAGACAGAGCTAGACGGTCACGGTGGTGCTTTTACTACCCGA GAATCCCAGGGATTTGGCCAGTGTCATCCACTACCCCCAGAACCGGACTTGCCAGATGAAGCATTTTCTAGAGAACAAGATGATCAGCAGAAAATAGACTccaaaattgattctaacCGTGCAACTCACCGAGAACGCTCAGAGAGTGGTCCGTGGGCAACATTCTGA
- the LOC136183448 gene encoding uncharacterized protein isoform X2, with translation MAFATDQSSEHEWINLYITPNITYLTKALRIDLKFLHCLMEESLLDFGEVDKLKVDTLAHEQKVHSLFSLHLRGKGQDTFGRFCNALRKASYPFVVDHLHRFARRTTSGDSSTGTPTMSFERPLTVNEPELYLNSLPNLPTPADHGRNVASSRSYSRTAPHVVPSLSSSQRQRSYHTAPNPGFEEKTVRFTVGDSSPDCTPYFGGYRNSFQPQAHESGERLNRTIAAGGSQVITDAAEKVQTKREDQQLCSQCKSMNKVMREAEEKVKKLKEEKRSLTSLFCKQYTDLETDSTDALAKEQKARKESEEALEEAKNENSRLKNELVKMENMVSDLYRDNRTMSNELNYLKQFQYKTELDGHGGAFTTRESQGFGQCHPLPPEPDLPDEAFSREQDDQQKIDSKIDSNRATHRERSESGPWATF, from the exons ATGGCCTTTGCCACCGATCAAAGTTCGGAGCACGAATGGATCAATCTTTACATCACTCCCAACATCACCTACCTGACAAAAGCGCTGAGAATTGACCTAAAATTTTTACACTGTCTTATGGAAGAATCGTTATTGGATTTTGGAGAGGTTGACAAACTGAAGGTCGATACTCTGGCCCACGAGCAAAAGGTGCATTCTCTCTTTTCGTTGCACCTTCGAGGAAAGGGCCAGGACACGTTCGGACGATTCTGCAATGCCCTTAGAAAGGCCTCATACCCTTTTGTCGTGGATCATCTTCACAGGTTTGCACGCAGAACAACGAGCGGCGATTCGTCAACGGGAACACCGACGATGTCGTTTGAAAGGCCTTTGACTGTCAATGAGCCCGAATTATATTTGAACAGTCTTCCTAATTTGCCTACTCCGGCAGATCACGGGAGAAACGTTGCTTCTAGTAGGTCATATTCTCGCACTGCTCCGCACGTCGTCccgtcattgtcgtcatcACAACGTCAACGTTCTTATCATACAGCGCCTAACCCAGGTTTTGAAG aaaaaaccGTGCGTTTTACTGTTGGAGATTCTTCGCCTGATTGTACTCCTTATTTTGGAG GGTATCGAAACTCATTTCAACCCCAAGCACACGAGTCAGGTGAACGTTTGAATAGAACGATTGCTGCTGGGGGCAGTCAGGTCATAACAGATGCTGCTGAAAAG GTACAGACAAAAAGGGAAGACCAGCAGCTGTGCAGTCAGTGTAAAAGTATGAATAAAGTGATGAGAGaggcagaagaaaaagtgaagaaGCTGAAAGAG GAGAAGAGATCACttacttctcttttttgcaAA CAATACACCGATCTTGAAACGGATTCAACG GATGCATTGGCTAAAGAACAGAAGGCCAGAAAGGAATCAGAGGAAGCGCTGGAGGAGGCAAAA AATGAAAATTCCAGGCTTAAAAATGAATTGGTGAAGATGGAAAATATG GTGTCCGACTTATATCGT gATAATAGAACAATGTCAAACGAG CTAAACTACTTGAAGCAATTTCAATACAAGACAGAGCTAGACGGTCACGGTGGTGCTTTTACTACCCGA GAATCCCAGGGATTTGGCCAGTGTCATCCACTACCCCCAGAACCGGACTTGCCAGATGAAGCATTTTCTAGAGAACAAGATGATCAGCAGAAAATAGACTccaaaattgattctaacCGTGCAACTCACCGAGAACGCTCAGAGAGTGGTCCGTGGGCAACATTCTGA
- the LOC136183442 gene encoding uncharacterized protein → MRTTLLCLLFLLTATARGKDDPVPGSTNVQLWTCNGGFRQQWKIVQKGPPNDHIQLKINGRVLDIANYRNDTGANVQVFGPSKTPWNEQFTYNTTSGEIVSLMNGKCVAAAPSTNFSGANVEMWPCSGSVEQSFVYNATDRTIRSKANDDLCLDAGDSVNCTIAPYNTYAYCNYTLDAETRAKDLVSRLKLIEKIQNMQNKNPGVPRLGVPQFKFAECLHGVRSRCGTAASGSTGCPTSFPHALGLAATFNHTLWSLAGETVSTEARALHNQGVTGIAFWAPDVNLFKDPRWGRGQEVPGEDPFLTAEYVAHYSTGLQSMNSGRYLKVVSACKHFSAYDLEHWNGTGRMDFNAIVSDQDLVEYYFVPFRSCVERAHVQGIMCSYNAVNGIPSCANSLYQNTIARGEWGFDGFIVSDCSAISVIQNRHHYTNNSNDTCKAGLLGGCDLNCGSFYNTYLLDAVNGGFVPQAAVDEALFRIYREFFRLGEMDPPEMVPYKSLGPESVDTPASRQLAYEAAQQMIVLLKNDDNLLPLDQRKIHTLAVIGPHANATQDLLSNYHGTNTLVDSHSPLQALTALLGAQRIKYAQGCNIDDNDTSLIDAAATAAASSDVAVVFVGLHQTQEREGLDRTTLDLPGAQTQLIQKVVATKKPTVVVLINGGPLAIEWVAKHVPAIVEAFYPGEMGGDAIADVLLGKVNPAGRLPYTIYPSDFVSKRSMFDMSLRDNGGITYRHYTGKPLWEFGFGLSYTTFNYTWDSSTRLYSTFTTEDALNVHDTPIQYTVTVRNTGSLAGSDAVLAFLTNDLTAHPDAPLKELYGFSRVFLQPGESTTVHLSVPPSVVSQVDKRGVEAILPGLYGVQIGGLRAQFELVGNKQVTFDMDGLKRSHS, encoded by the exons ATGAGAACGACTCTACTGtgcctcctctttctcttgacCGCTACAGCTCGGGGGAAAGATGACCCTGTTCCTGGCTCCACCAACGTCCAATTATGGACTTGCAACGGCGGTTTTCGTCAGCAGTGGAAGATCGTTCAGAAGGGTCCTCCAAACGATCACATTCAGCTCAAAATCAACGGAAGAGTGCTCGACATAGCGAACTACAGGAATGATACGGGAGCAAACGTTCAG GTCTTCGGGCCGTCAAAGACGCCGTGGAATGAGCAGTTCACCTACAATACAACCAGCGGGGAAATTGTCAGCCTCATGAACGGAAAATGCGTTGCCGCCGCTCCTTCGACCAACTTCAGCGGCGCCAACGTGGAGATGTGGCCGTGCTCGGGAAGCGTCGAACAGTCTTTTGTCTACAATGCCACCGATAGAACAATTCgctcgaaagcgaacgacgacttGTGCTTGGACGCCGGTGATAGTGTGAACTGCACCATTGCTCCGTATAACACCTATGCTTACTGCAATTACACGCTCGATGCGGAGACAAGAGCAAAGGATCTGGTATCTCGATTGAAACTGATTGAAAAG attcaaaaTATGCAGAATAAAAATCCAGGAGTGCCAAGACTTGGCGTTCCGCAATTTAAATTCGCCGAGTGTCTACACGGCGTTCGTAGTCGCTGCGGAACGGCGGCGAGCGGTAGCACGGGCTgcccgacgtcgtttccgcaCGCACTCGGCCTCGCGGCGACATTCAATCACACTCTGTGGAGTCTAGCCGGCGAGACGGTCTCAACCGAAGCTCGCGCGCTGCACAACCAGGGCGTGACGGGCATCGCATTCTGGGCGCCGGACGTCAATCTGTTCAAAGATCCGCGCTGGGGTCGCGGGCAAGAAGTACCGGGCGAAGATCCGTTCCTAACGGCCGAATACGTCGCTCACTACTCGACGGGACTCCAGTCAATGAATAGCGGACGCTATCTCAAAGTTGTGTCCGCGTGCAAGCACTTCAGCGCCTACGACTTGGAGCACTGGAATGGAACGGGTCGAATGGACTTCAACGCCATCGTATCCGATCAGGATTTGGTTGAATATTACTTCGTTCCGTTTCGCAGTTGCGTCGAACGCGCTCACGTTCAGGGAATTATGTGCTCGTACAACGCGGTGAACGGCATTCCGAGCTGCGCCAATTCGCTCTATCAGAACACGATCGCGCGCGGCGAGTGGGGCTTTGACGGTTTCATCGTCAGCGATTGCTCCGCGATCAGCGTCATTCAGAACAGACATCACTACACGAATAATAGCAATGATACGTGCAAAGCGGGCCTTCTTGGCGGATGCGATCTCAACTGCGGAAGCTTTTACAATACGTACTTGCTTGACGCCGTCAACGGCGGCTTCGTGCCGCAAGCGGCtgtcgacgaagcgttgTTTCGCATTTATAGAGAGTTCTTTCGACTCGGTGAGATGGATCCACCAGAGATGGTTCCCTATAAG AGTCTTGGCCCGGAGTCGGTTGATACTCCAGCGTCGCGGCAACTGGCATACGAAGCCGCTCAGCAGATGATTGTCTTactgaaaaacgacgataatCTTCTTCCGCTTGATCAAAGAAAG ATTCACACATTAGCCGTTATTGGTCCCCACGCGAACGCGACTCAAGACTTGCTGAGCAACTACCACGGAACGAACacgctcgtcgattcgcaCTCTCCGCTTCAGGCGCTGACCGCTCTGCTCGGCGCCCAACGAATCAAATACGCTCAGGGATGCAAcatcgacgacaatgacaCGTCGttgatcgacgccgccgcaaccgccgccgcttcaagcgacgtcgccgttgtgTTCGTCGGTCTTCATCAGACGCAGGAACGAGAAGGTCTCGATCGAACGACTCTCGACTTACCAGGAGCTCAAACCCAGCTCATTCAAAAAGTCGTCGCCACGAAAAAGCCAACTGTAGTCGTATTGATAAACGGAGGCCCATTGGCAATCGAGTGGGTAGCCAAACACGTTCCGGCTATCGTGGAAGCGTTCTATCCGGGCGAAATGGGCGGCGATGCTATTGCCGACGTATTGTTGGGTAAAGTGAATCCGGCCGGTAGGCTTCCGTACACGATCTACCCGTCCGATTTCGTGTCGAAGAGGAGCATGTTCGACATGAGTTTGCGAGACAACGGTGGTATTACCTATCGTCACTACACCGGTAAGCCTTTGTGGGAATTTGGCTTTGGGCTGTCGTACACGACGTTCAACTACACGTGGGACAGCAGCACGCGACTCTACTCGACCTTTACGACCGAAGATGCATTGAACGTGCACGATACTCCCATTCAGTACACTGTGACTGTCAGGAATACCGGTAGTCTGGCTGGCAGTGATGCCGTGCTCGCTTTCTTGACGAACGATCTCACCGCTCATCCCGACGCTCCTCTGAAGGAATTGTACGGTTTttcgcgcgtttttcttcagcccGGGGAGTCGACTACCGTTCACTTGTCTGTTCCGCCTTCGGTCGTTTCTCAAGTCGATAAGCGAGGCGTGGAAGCCATTTTACCTGGTTTGTATGGAGTACAAATTGGCGGGCTTAGAGCTCAGTTTGAGCTCGTGGGAAATAAACAAGTCACTTTTGACATGGATGGTTTGAAGAGAAGTCATTCCTAA
- the LOC136183443 gene encoding aconitate hydratase, mitochondrial-like encodes MLRFARNHVVSVATRRLSALAAAQTVPMSHFEPNAHINYERIDRNLKTVRKSLNRPLTLSEKILYGHLDSPETQDIVRGESYLRLRPDRVAMQDATAQMAMLQFISSGLPKVAVPSTIHCDHLIEAQVGADKDLASAKDLNKEVYNFLSTASSNYGVGFWRPGSGIIHQILLENYVFPGLLMIGTDSHTPNGGGLAGVCIGVGGADAVDVMADIPWELKCPKVIGVKLTGELKDWTSPKDVILKVAGVLTVKGGTGAIIEYFGPGVDSISCTGMGTICNMGAEIGATTSIFPYNSRMGDYLKATRRESIASLAEAFSENLVSDKGAHYDQVIEINLSELEPHVNGPFTPDLAHPISKLGENAQSAGWPTDIRVALIGSCTNSSYEDMGRSASIAKQALDHGVKAKSKFTVTPGSEQIRATLERDGLSETLRAVGGVVLANACGPCIGQWKRKDVEKGEKNTIVTSYNRNFTGRNDANPATHAFVASPEIVTALALAGDLSFNPLTDELTGSDGKKFKLKSPYGDELPAKGFDPGQETYQAPSDGSVSVNVDPKSERLQLLEPFDKWDGKDLTDMPILIKVKGKCTTDHISAGGPWLKYRGHLDNISNNMFLGAVNAENDKVNCVKNQLTGEYGDVPGTARYYKAHNTVWAVVGDDNYGEGSSREHAALEPRHLGGRAVIVRSFARIHETNLKKQGMLPLTFADPADYDKIRPDDRLSLTNLKDMAPGKPVQCTVRHSDGSSDSFLLNHTMNDLQLSWFQAGSALNRMAEVSAGK; translated from the exons ATGCTACGCTTCGCGAGAAACCAC GTCGTTTCCGTGGCTACGAGACGCCTATCGGCTTTGGCAGCGGCGCAAACG GTCCCGATGAGCCATTTCGAGCCGAACGCTCACATCAACTACGAGAGAATCGACCGCAATTTAAAAACAGTTCGAAAATCTCTCAATCGACCACTAACGCTGTCGGAGAAGATTCTCTACGGTCATCTGGACTCGCCGGAGACGCAG GATATTGTTCGTGGAGAAAGTTACCTGCGTCTTCGGCCTGATCGAGTAGCGATGCAGGATGCCACGGCTCAG ATGGCCATGTTGCAGTTTATCTCCAGCGGTTTGCCAAAG GTTGCCGTTCCGTCGACTATACATTGTGACCATTTGATTGAAGCTCAGGTTGGAGCTGACAAAGATTTGGCGTCAGCCAAG GATCTCAACAAGGAAGTCTACAATTTCTTGTCAACTGCTAGTTCCAACTATGGAGTGGGTTTCTGGCGACCGGGCAGTGGAATTATTCATCAG ATTCTTCTGGAAAACTACGTTTTTCCGGGATTGCTTATGATTGGCACAGACAGTCATACTCCGAACGGAG GCGGTTTGGCTGGTGTTTGTATTGGCGTTGGAGGAGCcgatgccgtcgacgtcatggCCGACATACCTTGGGAACTCAAGTGTCCAAAG GTTATTGGCGTCAAGCTCACTGGTGAACTAAAAGACTGGACGTCACCAAAGg aCGTTATTTTGAAAGTTGCCGGGGTTTTGACGGTCAAGGGTGGAACAGGTGCCATCATCGAATATTTTGGACCAGGCGTCGATTCTATCTCATGCACTG gcATGGGAACCATATGTAATATGGGTGCGGAGAttggcgcgacgacgtctatATTTCCGTATAATAGCCGAATGGGCGACTATTTGAAGGCAACTAGGAGAGAAA GCATTGCTTCTCTGGCTGAAGCGTTTTCGGAGAACCTTGTCTCTGACAAGGGTGCACACTATGATCAAGTGATAGAGATCAATCTGAGTGAG CTTGAACCCCACGTCAATGGTCCTTTCACGCCGGACTTGGCTCATCCGATTTCGAAACTTGGCGAAAATGCGCAATCCGCCGGTTGGCCGACGGATATCCGAGTTG CTCTGATTGGCAGCTGTACAAACAGCAGCTATGAAGACATGGGCCGATCTGCTAGCATAGCCAAGCAGGCACTTGATCACGGAGTCAAAGCGAA GTCCAAGTTCACTGTCACTCCTGGATCCGAACAGATCAGGGCTACTTTAGAACGCGACGGCTTG AGCGAGACTTTGCGAGCTGTAGGTGGCGTGGTGCTGGCCAACGCCTGTGGTCCGTGCATAGGACAGTGGAAAAG GAAAGACGTGGAGAAAGGCGAGAAGAACActatcgtgacgtcatataatCGAAATTTCACTGGTCGCAATGACGCGAATCCGGCGACTCACGCTTTCGTTGCATCTCCTGAA ATTGTCACTGCCTTAGCTCTGGCCGGCGATTTGTCATTCAATCCTCTCACTGATGAACTGACAGGATCTGACG GAAAAAAGTTTAAACTGAAGAGTCCGTATGGCGACGAGCTCCCAGCAAAG GGCTTTGATCCGGGTCAGGAAACTTATCAA GCTCCGTCAGATGGCAGCGTTAGCGTTAATGTTGATCCCAAGAG TGAACGTCTGCAGCTTTTGGAACCCTTCGACAAGTGGGATGGAAAGGACTTGACGGACATGCCAATACTGATTAAA GTGAAGGGAAAATGCACGACGGATCACATTAGCGCCGGCGGTCCGTGGCTCAAATACCGTGGTCACCTGGACAACATTTCCAACAACATGTTCCTCGG AGCCGTCAATGCGGAAAACGACAAGGTGAATTGCGTCAAGAATCAGCTGACTGGCGAGTATGGCGATGTTCCGGGCACTGCCAGATACTATAAG GCTCACAACACCGTTTGGGCTGTGGTCGGTGACGACAACTACGGCGAAGGAAGCAGTCGCGAGCACGCCGCCTTGGAGCCGAGGCATCTCGGCGGACGCGCCGTAATCGTTCGAAGCTTTGCGCGAATTCACG aaacGAACTTGAAGAAGCAAG GCATGTTGCCTCTCACATTCGCCGATCCGGCTGACTACGACAAAATTCGTCCCGACGACCGACTTTCTTTGACGAATCTGAAAGATATGGCACCTGGAAAG CCTGTTCAATGCACTGTACGTCATTCTGACGGTTCGTCCGACTCGTTTCTGTTGAATCACACCATGAACGACTTGCAGCTTTCGTGGTTTCAAGCGGGAAGTGCACTCAATCGCATGGCCGAAGTGTCTGCCGGCAAATAG
- the LOC136183447 gene encoding kelch domain-containing protein 1-like, producing MGASVAHYPPVQQHSAAVVSSKAYIIGGLRHYPSKKDELYPWSSIFCVDFKSKSFEMPSSVISEPLPSSFAAGCASVDETIYLYGGETKTGASESELSDQLFGLNVTTMAWFTVESGGSQPVARTGHAMCSVGNQLVLFGGYGLEPPPGILAEGSRWKPRRGARGWSSELATLQVHPLPGNWFRPKCIGAWPAERACHTMTTVGENKVALFGGWNESGTLNDLHILSIANEWTWSRVRGASDDPKLPFVFNHTATYLNPEPEFHLLLLLGGMEGSNNKESKFKQNCYLIDVQTGLTTQLSDCQVARAGHSSSCVTNPDGTAVIYVHGGIGESGGSVNKSLVFWWSPGCFTTLKRLSSLEEIPSLAFEERHRLESASFRATVLQKLVRKRDSLTSQERPNSSRQQKTTFPLSIAPDSASHASGSVASSETPRSNDHDEEEDYF from the exons ATGG GTGCATCTGTTGCTCACTACCCTCCTGTGCAGCAGCACTCGGCTGCAGTTGTAAGTAGTAAGGCCTACATCATTGGAGGCTTGCGTCATTACCCGTCGAAGAAAGATGAGCTCTACCCTTGGTCAAGCATCTTTTGCGTTGATTTCAAGTCAAAGAGCTTTGAGATGCCATCGAGTGTCATTAGCGAGCCTTTGCCGTCTTCTTTTGCAGCCGGGTGTGCTTCTGTTGACGAAACAATCTATTTGTATGGGGGCGAGACCAAGACTGGCGCTTCTGAAAGTGAACTTTCTGACCAGCTCTTTGGGCTAAACGTTACCACCATGGCATGGTTCACCGTCGAGTCCGGTGGGTCTCAGCCAGTTGCTCGAACGGGCCATGCTATGTGTAGTGTCGGGAATCAACTGGTGCTTTTCGGAGGGTACGGCCTTGAGCCACCTCCAGGGATATTGGCAGAAGGATCCAGGTGGAAGCCTAGACGTGGAGCTAGAGGATGGAGCAGCGAGTTAGCCACGTTACAAGTACATCCTTTACCAG GAAATTGGTTTCGACCAAAGTGCATTGGAGCTTGGCCTGCTGAAAGAGCCTGCCATACTATGACAACTGTTGGTGAAAACAAAGTCGCTTTGTTTGGAGGTTGGAACGAATCTGGTACTCTTAACGATTTGCATATTTTGTCAATTGCTAATGAATGG ACTTGGTCACGCGTTCGTGGAGCTTCAGACGACCCAAAGCTACCGTTTGTTTTTAATCACACCGCAACGTATTTGAATCCAGAACCGGAATTTCATTTACTTCTGTTACTTGGAGGCATGGAAGGCTCCAACAATAAAGAGTCCAAATTTAAGCAGAACTGTTACCTCATAGATGTTCAGACAGGCCTAACAACACAA CTATCTGACTGTCAAGTTGCTAGAGCGGGACACTCGTCGTCATGCGTAACTAATCCCGATGGAACGGCTGTTATCTACGTGCATGGCGGAATTGGCGAAAGTGGTGGAAGTGTCAACAAGTCATTGGTCTTTTGGTGGA GTCCTGGGTGTTTTACCACGCTGAAAAGACTTTCGTCTCTTGAAGAAATACCATCTTTAGCATTTGAAGAAAGGCATCGTTTAGAGAGTGCAAGCTTTCGTGCCACAGTGCTTCAGAAGCTGGTCAGGAAACGGGATTCTTTGACCTCCCAAGAGAGGCCAAATAGCTCTAGACAACAAAAGACAAC ATTCCCTCTTTCTATTGCTCCTGACTCAGCAAGTCATGCCAGCGGATCAGTAGCTTCCTCTGAAACTCCTCGCAGTAACGAccacgacgaagaagaagactaCTTTTAA